Proteins encoded by one window of Kribbella italica:
- a CDS encoding sigma-70 family RNA polymerase sigma factor — translation MHFSPEADRSVVPVNCSSPRQRALREAATQELLQARSVADDNDKRRRLLEEAVELNLEIARGIARRFRGRGAEDDDLEQVACLGLMKAVTNYRPETGVPFIGYAVPTIRGEVKRFFRDCSWTVRIPRRLQELQGRISRALPLLVQELGREPTTEELAERLGVDCGEVRQADAARGCFTVLSLDRRVGGDDGELRLADVVADDEDPHLRRIDTIDQLGPLVSELVPRDQRILELAFVENWRQVDIGQDLGISQMQVSRLLAKILAGLRERLSSTENAA, via the coding sequence GTGCATTTCTCACCAGAAGCCGATCGATCCGTCGTACCCGTCAACTGTTCGTCGCCCCGGCAACGTGCGCTGCGGGAGGCAGCGACGCAGGAGCTGCTGCAGGCCAGATCTGTTGCCGATGACAACGATAAGCGGCGGCGTCTCCTGGAGGAGGCCGTCGAGCTCAACCTGGAGATCGCCCGCGGGATCGCGCGGCGCTTCCGCGGTCGCGGAGCCGAGGACGACGACCTCGAGCAGGTCGCTTGCCTCGGGCTGATGAAGGCGGTCACGAACTACCGCCCGGAAACCGGGGTGCCGTTCATCGGGTACGCCGTACCGACCATTCGTGGTGAGGTGAAGCGGTTCTTCCGCGACTGCAGCTGGACGGTTCGCATTCCCCGTCGGCTGCAGGAGCTGCAGGGCAGGATCTCCCGCGCCTTGCCGTTGCTGGTGCAGGAGCTGGGCCGGGAGCCCACGACGGAGGAACTTGCCGAGCGACTCGGCGTGGACTGCGGCGAAGTGCGCCAAGCCGACGCGGCGAGAGGTTGCTTCACCGTGTTGTCGCTGGACCGGCGGGTCGGCGGCGACGACGGCGAGCTGCGCCTGGCCGACGTCGTTGCGGACGACGAGGATCCGCACCTGCGCCGGATCGACACGATCGACCAACTGGGCCCGTTGGTCAGCGAACTCGTCCCTCGGGACCAACGCATCCTCGAACTCGCCTTCGTCGAGAACTGGCGCCAGGTCGACATCGGCCAGGACCTGGGGATCAGCCAGATGCAGGTCTCACGACTGCTCGCCAAGATTCTCGCCGGCTTGCGGGAACGCCTGAGCTCGACGGAAAACGCGGCCTGA
- a CDS encoding DUF2945 domain-containing protein: protein MADTTFRRGDQVEWDSHGGTARGTVEKKLTERTHAGKRTVDASPEEPQYLVRSEKSGRTAVHKPSALRRISD from the coding sequence ATGGCTGACACCACGTTCCGTCGGGGCGACCAGGTCGAATGGGACAGTCACGGCGGTACGGCGCGCGGCACGGTGGAGAAGAAGCTCACCGAACGGACCCACGCCGGCAAGCGCACCGTCGACGCCTCACCCGAGGAGCCGCAGTACTTGGTCCGCAGCGAGAAGTCGGGACGGACCGCGGTCCACAAACCGTCGGCGCTCCGCCGCATCAGCGACTGA
- a CDS encoding SRPBCC family protein yields the protein MSNTTESVDVDVDVTTAYNQWTQFESFPQFMDGVDEIRQTDDTHTHWKTSIGGVTREFDATITEQHPDERVAWKSVDGTSHAGVITFHRLAESKTRVTAQIDIDPEGIAETVADKTGVISRRIKADMTRFKAFIEARGSETGSWRGDVSPGTR from the coding sequence ATGAGCAACACCACCGAGTCCGTCGACGTCGATGTCGACGTCACCACCGCCTACAACCAGTGGACCCAGTTCGAGTCCTTCCCGCAGTTCATGGACGGCGTCGACGAGATCCGTCAGACCGACGACACCCACACGCACTGGAAGACGAGCATCGGCGGCGTGACCCGGGAGTTCGACGCCACCATCACCGAGCAGCACCCCGACGAGCGGGTCGCCTGGAAGTCCGTCGACGGCACCAGCCACGCCGGCGTGATCACCTTCCACCGTCTCGCCGAGAGCAAGACCCGGGTCACCGCGCAGATCGACATCGATCCCGAAGGCATCGCCGAGACGGTCGCCGACAAGACCGGCGTCATCTCGCGACGGATCAAAGCAGACATGACCCGCTTCAAGGCCTTCATCGAGGCTCGTGGTTCCGAGACCGGCTCCTGGCGGGGAGACGTCAGCCCGGGCACACGATGA
- a CDS encoding pyridoxamine 5'-phosphate oxidase family protein codes for MAEHTEQVTRVAEMVERAQSCMLTTMTLDGRHHARPMAVQEVEFDGDLWFFAYSDSAKVADALANPQVNVSFANDKDAEWTSITGTVEVVEDRQKAEELWSAPLKIWFPDGPGTPGLVLLKVHAEGAEYWDGPSSKVARMFGAVRAAVSGDPDKFPADNEKVDLSDRSNR; via the coding sequence ATGGCCGAACACACCGAACAGGTCACTCGGGTTGCCGAGATGGTCGAACGAGCCCAGAGCTGCATGCTCACCACGATGACCCTCGACGGCCGGCACCACGCGCGGCCGATGGCGGTGCAGGAGGTCGAGTTCGACGGCGACCTGTGGTTCTTCGCCTACTCCGACTCGGCGAAAGTGGCCGATGCGCTGGCCAATCCGCAGGTGAACGTGTCGTTCGCCAACGACAAGGACGCCGAGTGGACCTCGATCACCGGGACCGTCGAGGTCGTCGAGGACCGCCAGAAGGCCGAGGAACTGTGGTCGGCGCCGCTGAAGATCTGGTTCCCGGACGGCCCCGGAACTCCCGGTCTGGTGCTGCTCAAGGTGCACGCCGAGGGCGCGGAGTACTGGGACGGTCCGAGCAGCAAGGTCGCGCGGATGTTCGGGGCGGTCCGTGCGGCTGTCTCCGGCGACCCGGACAAGTTCCCCGCCGACAACGAAAAAGTAGACCTGAGCGACAGGAGCAACCGATGA
- a CDS encoding flavodoxin family protein, translating to MTTLRAVVLGCSLKKSPAPSSSELLGREVLAALADHDTDGEVVRIVDHTVRFGVSTDEGDGDEWPGIREKVLAADILVMATPIWMGQPSSVAKLVLERLDAELAETDDEGRMLTFGKVAAVAVVGNEDGAHHVTAELLQGLNDVGFSVAAGGSTYWVGEAMGKVDYNEAGPKPDTTGAATKTLAANAAHLARLLKDRQYPPS from the coding sequence ATGACAACTCTTCGCGCGGTGGTTCTCGGGTGTTCGCTCAAGAAGTCGCCGGCTCCTTCGAGTTCGGAGTTGCTTGGTCGGGAGGTGCTGGCGGCACTGGCTGATCACGACACCGATGGTGAGGTGGTGCGGATCGTCGACCACACGGTCAGGTTCGGGGTGTCGACCGATGAGGGGGACGGGGACGAGTGGCCGGGGATCCGGGAGAAGGTTCTCGCCGCGGACATCCTGGTGATGGCGACGCCGATCTGGATGGGGCAGCCGTCGAGTGTCGCGAAGCTTGTCCTGGAGCGGCTGGATGCCGAGTTGGCCGAGACCGACGACGAGGGGCGGATGCTGACCTTCGGCAAGGTCGCGGCGGTTGCGGTGGTCGGTAATGAGGACGGGGCTCACCATGTCACGGCGGAGTTGCTGCAGGGGCTGAACGACGTGGGGTTCAGCGTCGCTGCCGGCGGTTCGACGTACTGGGTCGGTGAGGCGATGGGCAAGGTCGACTACAACGAGGCGGGTCCCAAGCCGGACACCACCGGTGCGGCCACCAAGACGCTGGCGGCGAACGCGGCTCATCTCGCGCGGCTCTTGAAAGACCGGCAGTACCCACCGAGCTGA
- a CDS encoding iron-containing redox enzyme family protein, with the protein MRVPPARGPLSGWVAGRLGGGQEPPPAVGQLEPWNDADFQLALWCCYELNYRGFDGVAAEAEWDPDLLAFRAQLERRWSDWLRQTWWPQATDDPVSKQLRALVDADDGPPLAAHLHRHADLPQFAEFVMNRSVYQLKEADPHSFGIPRLDGATKAALVEIQADEYGGGRPERMHAELFRTTMRWLRLDDTYGHYVPDVPAVTLAVSNVMSLFALHGRWIGALLGHLAALEMTSTLPNRRYAAGATRLGARQDQAGYFTEHVEADAVHEQIAAHDLCDSFAADHPDAKADILFGAACSLGIDNLFATHLLTTWNTLPDHAEARGPVRSA; encoded by the coding sequence ATGCGAGTACCACCTGCACGGGGACCCCTGAGTGGCTGGGTGGCCGGACGGCTCGGAGGCGGTCAAGAGCCACCTCCAGCGGTCGGACAGCTCGAGCCGTGGAACGACGCCGACTTCCAGCTGGCGTTGTGGTGCTGCTACGAGCTGAACTATCGCGGGTTCGACGGCGTCGCCGCGGAGGCCGAGTGGGATCCGGACCTCCTGGCGTTCCGGGCACAGCTCGAACGGCGGTGGTCGGACTGGCTCCGGCAGACCTGGTGGCCCCAGGCAACAGACGACCCGGTGTCGAAGCAGTTGCGCGCGTTGGTCGACGCCGATGACGGACCGCCGCTGGCGGCCCATCTGCACCGGCACGCGGATCTTCCACAGTTCGCCGAGTTCGTCATGAACCGCTCGGTCTACCAGCTCAAGGAAGCCGACCCTCACAGCTTCGGCATTCCTCGCCTGGACGGCGCCACCAAGGCCGCACTCGTGGAGATCCAGGCCGACGAGTACGGCGGCGGCCGTCCCGAGCGGATGCACGCCGAGCTCTTCCGGACGACGATGCGCTGGCTACGCCTCGACGACACCTACGGCCACTACGTCCCCGACGTACCGGCCGTGACCCTGGCGGTCTCGAACGTCATGTCACTCTTCGCGCTGCACGGCCGTTGGATCGGCGCACTGCTCGGGCACCTGGCCGCGCTCGAGATGACCTCGACCCTGCCGAACCGCCGGTACGCCGCCGGCGCGACCCGACTGGGCGCGCGACAGGACCAGGCCGGATACTTCACCGAACACGTCGAGGCCGACGCCGTTCACGAACAGATCGCGGCTCACGACCTGTGCGACTCCTTCGCCGCCGACCATCCGGACGCGAAGGCCGACATCCTCTTCGGCGCCGCCTGCTCCCTGGGCATCGACAACCTGTTCGCCACCCACCTCCTGACCACCTGGAACACCCTGCCCGACCATGCCGAGGCGCGCGGACCTGTCCGATCGGCGTGA
- a CDS encoding sigma-70 family RNA polymerase sigma factor yields MPATISTETSKSFAALAVATSTAVLSEEFDQTVVPASCSSARQRALREAATQELLRARAEAADDLERQQLLELAVELNLEVARAIARCFRGRGAEDDDLEQVACLGLTKAVRGYRITDGVPFIGYAVPTIRGEVKRFFRDCGWAVRIPRRLQELQGKIAHARPLLAQELGRQPTPGEVAEWLGVDSGEVREAEAARGCFTVLSLDRPAGPGDGALSLLDLVADTEDPRLRRFETIDQLGPLIDDLSARDRRLLELAFVENWRQVDIGRELGISQVQVSRLLSKILTRLRARLQPAGAVA; encoded by the coding sequence GTGCCGGCAACGATCTCGACCGAGACCAGCAAGAGTTTCGCCGCTCTCGCGGTGGCGACGTCCACAGCCGTGCTCAGCGAAGAATTCGATCAAACAGTTGTTCCCGCCAGCTGTTCGTCGGCTCGGCAGCGTGCGCTGCGAGAAGCAGCGACGCAGGAGTTGCTGCGGGCTCGGGCCGAAGCGGCCGACGACCTCGAACGTCAGCAGCTGCTGGAGCTGGCCGTCGAGCTCAATCTCGAGGTCGCGCGTGCGATCGCGCGGTGCTTCCGGGGGCGTGGCGCCGAGGACGACGACCTCGAGCAGGTCGCGTGCCTCGGTCTGACGAAGGCGGTCCGCGGCTACCGGATCACTGACGGCGTGCCGTTCATCGGGTACGCCGTACCGACGATCCGCGGCGAGGTGAAGCGGTTCTTCCGCGACTGCGGCTGGGCGGTCCGCATTCCCCGCCGGTTGCAGGAGCTGCAAGGCAAGATCGCCCACGCGCGGCCGTTGCTGGCGCAGGAGCTGGGCCGTCAGCCCACACCGGGAGAAGTCGCCGAGTGGCTCGGTGTGGACAGTGGCGAGGTGCGCGAGGCCGAGGCCGCCAGGGGCTGCTTCACCGTGCTTTCGCTGGACCGGCCAGCCGGCCCTGGGGACGGTGCGCTGTCGCTGCTCGACCTGGTCGCGGACACAGAGGATCCCCGCCTGCGCCGGTTCGAAACGATCGACCAGCTGGGCCCGTTGATCGACGACCTCAGCGCGCGGGATCGGCGCCTTCTCGAACTCGCCTTCGTCGAGAACTGGCGGCAGGTCGACATCGGGCGTGAGCTGGGGATCAGTCAGGTGCAGGTCTCGCGCCTGCTGTCCAAGATCCTCACCCGCCTCCGAGCACGACTGCAGCCGGCCGGCGCAGTGGCTTGA